A window of the Nitrosococcus wardiae genome harbors these coding sequences:
- a CDS encoding DUF3309 family protein codes for METLLLILVILLIVGTLPSWPYSRGWGYYPSGILTLIFIILLVLLLL; via the coding sequence TTAATATTGGTTATACTATTGATTGTAGGCACTCTCCCTAGCTGGCCTTATAGTAGAGGTTGGGGCTATTATCCGAGTGGAATATTAACGCTTATTTTTATTATATTGCTTGTTTTATTATTATTATAG